In one window of Microbacterium natoriense DNA:
- a CDS encoding glycoside hydrolase family 172 protein, with amino-acid sequence MTFAPSDLATLATLRPVQTRSISPENFDGSAGGGGRATEGTGASCARDLGPGWKISPSVDVKAGETFDLARIQGSGKITHIWITTHTDNWRTLLLRAYWDGAEEPAVEVPYGDFFCNGWGVFAQVNSQTIAANPHGGFNSYWPMPFRDGARLTLENTSTVDVRIYYQVTYEVGGDHSGDAYFHAQWRRSNPLEDLTPHVILEGIEGQGQYVGTYIAWGVNSNGWWGEGEIKFYLDDDTDYPTICGTGTEDYFGGAWNFDIPGQGYTEFSTPYLGMPQVIRPDGLYVSQQRFGMYRWHLLDPIHFATGIPKVDIQALGWRSGWRYLPLRDDIASTAMFYLDRPTARRPKTPSADDLEVHLGTAPVPDIGATPPRDPRA; translated from the coding sequence ATGACTTTCGCACCCTCTGACCTGGCGACCCTCGCGACGCTGCGCCCCGTGCAGACGCGTTCGATCTCGCCGGAGAACTTCGATGGATCCGCTGGGGGCGGTGGCCGGGCGACCGAGGGCACGGGCGCATCTTGCGCGCGTGACCTCGGCCCCGGCTGGAAGATCTCGCCCAGCGTCGACGTGAAGGCGGGCGAGACGTTCGACCTCGCCCGCATCCAGGGTTCGGGCAAGATCACGCACATCTGGATCACCACGCACACCGACAACTGGCGCACCCTGCTGCTGCGCGCGTACTGGGACGGAGCCGAGGAGCCCGCCGTCGAGGTTCCGTACGGAGACTTCTTCTGCAACGGGTGGGGAGTCTTCGCCCAGGTCAACTCGCAGACGATCGCCGCCAACCCGCACGGCGGGTTCAACTCGTACTGGCCCATGCCGTTCCGCGACGGTGCGCGGCTCACGCTCGAGAACACATCGACCGTCGATGTGCGCATCTACTACCAGGTGACGTACGAGGTCGGCGGAGATCACTCCGGCGACGCCTACTTCCATGCGCAGTGGCGTCGCTCGAACCCTCTCGAGGACCTCACACCGCACGTGATCCTCGAGGGTATCGAAGGCCAGGGGCAGTACGTCGGCACCTACATCGCCTGGGGCGTGAACTCGAACGGCTGGTGGGGTGAAGGCGAGATCAAGTTCTACCTCGACGACGACACCGACTACCCCACGATCTGCGGGACCGGAACGGAGGACTACTTCGGCGGTGCATGGAACTTCGACATCCCCGGGCAGGGGTACACCGAGTTCTCCACCCCCTACCTCGGGATGCCGCAGGTGATCAGGCCCGATGGCCTCTATGTGAGTCAGCAGCGCTTCGGCATGTACCGGTGGCACCTGCTCGACCCGATCCACTTCGCCACCGGCATCCCGAAGGTCGACATCCAGGCTCTCGGCTGGCGCAGCGGATGGCGTTACCTGCCGCTGCGCGACGACATCGCGTCCACCGCGATGTTCTATCTCGATCGCCCGACCGCTCGGCGTCCGAAGACGCCGAGCGCGGACGATCTGGAGGTGCACCTAGGAACCGCTCCCGTGCCCGACATCGGCGCGACGCCTCCGCGCGATCCGCGGGCCTGA
- a CDS encoding LacI family DNA-binding transcriptional regulator, whose product MSTIYDVAELAGVSPATVSRVFNGTSVSEEKVAAVRDAAARLNFTPNRTARTLRRQSSEVIALVIPDIENPYFTEMARGVEDVASEAGYSVVLCNSDAQVEKEATYLRIAIAEHMSGIIIATADEHTDLDSVLATGRPVVAVDRGTDYDIDEVVMANRAAGTSATKDLIDAGYRRIAYIGGPEHIDTAAERAAGWRAVLGASRPELDLDELARFATFRVDGGRAAMEELLALPDPPDAVVAGNNLIGVGAIQVLTEHGLTPPQVGVAVIGSLPFTTLSPTAVTVVRLPARHMGVTAARMLLERIGGDAQPARTVVLRNEIQSASVIRG is encoded by the coding sequence ATGTCCACGATCTACGACGTCGCAGAGCTCGCCGGAGTCTCTCCGGCGACGGTCTCGCGCGTCTTCAACGGCACGAGCGTGTCGGAGGAGAAGGTGGCCGCTGTCCGCGACGCCGCGGCCCGTCTGAACTTCACGCCGAATCGCACCGCGAGGACGCTGCGTCGGCAGAGCTCCGAGGTCATCGCCCTCGTCATCCCCGATATCGAGAATCCGTACTTCACCGAGATGGCGAGGGGCGTCGAGGACGTGGCCTCCGAAGCCGGATATTCTGTCGTGCTCTGCAACTCCGACGCGCAGGTGGAGAAGGAGGCGACCTATCTCCGGATCGCGATCGCCGAGCACATGTCGGGGATCATCATCGCGACCGCCGACGAGCACACCGACCTCGACAGCGTCCTCGCCACGGGGCGGCCGGTCGTGGCTGTCGACCGCGGCACCGACTACGACATCGACGAGGTCGTGATGGCCAACCGTGCCGCCGGCACGTCGGCCACGAAAGACCTGATCGACGCAGGGTATCGCCGAATCGCCTACATCGGCGGTCCTGAGCACATCGATACGGCTGCAGAGCGCGCCGCCGGCTGGCGGGCGGTGCTGGGAGCGTCGCGACCCGAGCTCGACCTCGACGAACTCGCACGGTTCGCGACGTTCAGGGTCGACGGCGGGAGAGCGGCGATGGAAGAACTGCTGGCCCTCCCCGACCCTCCCGACGCCGTCGTCGCGGGCAACAACCTCATCGGGGTCGGCGCTATCCAGGTGCTCACCGAGCACGGCCTCACGCCACCGCAGGTGGGCGTCGCGGTGATCGGCTCGCTGCCCTTCACCACGCTCTCGCCGACCGCCGTGACGGTCGTCCGGCTGCCAGCGCGGCACATGGGCGTCACGGCTGCGCGCATGCTTCTGGAGCGCATCGGCGGCGATGCCCAGCCTGCGCGCACGGTCGTGCTGCGCAACGAGATCCAGTCGGCCTCCGTCATCCGCGGCTGA